The window tttcacacgtgCAAGCGGTCTCAAAGATCATCTACTACGCTATTACTCTAGAGAACAGCCATTTCACTGTGAGCAGTGTGGTAAAAAGTTTAAAGTTCAAAAAGACCTGAGGAAACACCTGAAATTTcatgcaaaggagaagccattTGTGTGTACtgattgtggaaagagttttgcatatAAAAGAGATTTTGAGGAACACGtgagaatccacactggagagaaaccatacacgTGTTATCAGTGTGGAAAGTGTTTTTCAAAAGCATACAGTCTCAAAGATCATCTACTTCGCTTTCACTCTAAAGAAAGACCATTTAACTGTGAACAGTGCGGTAGAAATTTTAATGTGCCAGGAGACCTGAGAAGACACTTGAAAGTTcatgcaaaggagaagccatatgTGTGCTCtgattgtggaaagagttttgcacgaGTGGACAGTTTGAAATTGCACCAGAACATACATACAGGTGTGAAGAATtatatgtgttttgtgtgtgggAACAGCTTTATCTCGGCAAGCAAATTGAAAGAGCAccagagaattcacactggagaaaaacctttcaagtgttcacact of the Myxocyprinus asiaticus isolate MX2 ecotype Aquarium Trade chromosome 49, UBuf_Myxa_2, whole genome shotgun sequence genome contains:
- the LOC127438606 gene encoding gastrula zinc finger protein XlCGF8.2DB-like; amino-acid sequence: MEFVKEESEIMSDPEVSRIKHEDTEELTDLIEVTEESKELNEVEETPKRRKRAKSSFTCHQCGKSFTSKRDVKIHMRIHTGEKPYTCHQCGKSFTRASGLKDHLLRYYSREQPFHCEQCGKKFKVQKDLRKHLKFHAKEKPFVCTDCGKSFAYKRDFEEHVRIHTGEKPYTCYQCGKCFSKAYSLKDHLLRFHSKERPFNCEQCGRNFNVPGDLRRHLKVHAKEKPYVCSDCGKSFARVDSLKLHQNIHTGVKNYMCFVCGNSFISASKLKEHQRIHTGEKPFKCSHCDKRFTQSGQLKTHEKVHIAEKPYHCLPCGKSFTLSCHIRRHMNKYHPKLSENELSSSSGQVQVNSSL